The proteins below are encoded in one region of Ostrea edulis chromosome 3, xbOstEdul1.1, whole genome shotgun sequence:
- the LOC125675333 gene encoding multiple epidermal growth factor-like domains protein 10 has protein sequence MYICTMKGENILIIMLLMSVILSVFVQIAISCNASGYVPCCEGYMLNTTSGDCTKCSVGFIGYQCKQPCPFPSFGEGCQSVCKCSQNLCSVSTGCQEPSGNVTAEPSTKISNENISINGTAEFIAIGNSVVHGGSDVIIFTSSLLTVVVLGILVYGGYKRRRNRIDRECNHAYQSTGRFVDDCEIKHTYAAIEMGLIS, from the exons atgtacatttgcaCAATGAAAGGGGAAAATATACTAATCATAATGTTGTTGATGTCTGTCATTTTATCAGTTTTTGTGCAGATTGCTATTTCTTGCAATGCCTCAGG TTATGTTCCTTGTTGTGAAGGCTATATGTTAAACACAACATCCGGGGATTGCACAA AATGTTCCGTTGGGTTTATTGGCTATCAGTGTAAACAGCCATGCCCTTTTCCAAGCTTTGGAGAAGGGTGTCAATCAGTCTGCAAGTGCTCTCAAAATCTGTGTAGTGTTTCAACAGGATGCCAAGAGCCATCAGGAA ATGTCACTGCAGAACCatcaacaaaaatatcaaatgaaaacaTCAGTATTAATGGTACAGCAGAATTCATTGCCATCGGAAATTCTGTAGTCCATGGAGGAAGTGACGTCATAATTTTTACGTCATCCTTACTTACAGTGGTGGTGCTCGGAATTCTTGTTTATGGAGGCTACAAACGCCGCAGAAACAGAATTGACAGAGAGTGCAACCATGCTTATCAGTCTACAGGGCGATTTGTTGATGATTGTGAAATTAAACATACTTATGCTGCAATTGAAATGGGACTGATTTCGTAA